CAAATTTCGTTGTAGACAGCAATATTCTGCGAGTACAGCAAATCCTCGACTTAAGGGGATTCTTAGAAgcgaatcaaaataacaattccaattttttttaaaaaaaaagtgtacAGCGTAGGCATTCAGCTATTTATGAGTGATAAATTTTTCCACGAACATAGctgatttattttaattttagcaTTGGCGCTCAGGGCACTATTCGACTTACGCGAAAAGCGCTGCAACTAATAACCGCGTAAAACGAGGACTTACTATATTACAAAAAATGAATTGTCAAGtaaattttcaactttatttataattacCAGAAAACGCTAAAAAAACATAACTGGAGATTCAAAAAGTACTACCAAAACAATAATTCAAATACTAACCTTCACTCCTTTTAGTGCAGGATATACTTTACTCTAAGTaaaaaaaacatgaaaaaaaggaagaacatGAATTAATGACACAGCACCCAACTTATCACCTAGTAATTATTTTCAAGAAGCAGAGTGGATAAAAAAACCAACCCATACTCCATCTTCATAAAGACAAGCAGAACAACAAAgttaatttatttagaatcattatAACACcttatttatcatttttttaaagaaaagcaTGCATGCTGTATGGATTTATGAGAGTAGTAGAATGTATCGTTTGTCCACGAAAAAGAAGGTGCACTatctattgtattatatttattgtaaagcAAAGTAAGGGTACCAGGTAGAAATCTTATACTCGTCTTCTTTTTGTGGTCGAACGATGCATGAAAAGTAAAAAGTAACAAGAACTAAAAACAAGCaatatttagaaatttagaGGAGTAGAGACATCATTGACGCaccagaaaataataaaaagaaagaataataaataaaatttagaaatttagaGAAGTAGAGACATCATTGACGTaccagaaaataataaaaagaaagaataatagataaaatttagaaatttagaGAAGTAGAGACATCATTGACGCACCagagaataataaaattatatttcagaTAACAAGCAGAGTGAATTTGTAAATAGTCTCCTGTGAATAGTCTTCTTTAAGGTACCTGAGTTGGTTGCGTTCTCGAGTAGGGTGTTTGCGCTGGAGGTTGTGTACTAGGTCCTGGTCTCCGACCCCAAGCACTTGTTGAGGGCTGTTGGGAACCACCGGGTGGGGCATCCTGTCGACCAGCAGATCCCTGCTGGTAAGGACCAGGTGTCTGATGTTGCGAACTGCCTTCCTGAGTTTGCCTACGGTCACCACGAGCACGCCCCATTGGCTTACCTCGACCACGGTCAGACATGGCTTATTGGATCCCcctaaaatgataaaaaattctTTGCTTTTACTTTATCTTTAACACTGGTTtcccaatatttttaatttatgattATTGAGATTGCAAAGATACATCCACGAGATATTATTCGACAAATTTAGATTGGATAGATacattctcgttatttttataaagtaatgtaaaataataatttctagtGCCCCGTAGACCTTCTTCACTCTTTTACTTTATCTTTAACACCgggttttctaatatttttaatttacgattattaagattgtaaagatgcacgCACgagaaattattcaacaaatttattgctTTGTGGGAATGTATGTATTAAAATAAGTGACTAAATATTTGGATAGatacattcttgttatttttacgaAGTATGATGTAAAACtttgtttgtatacgtacacTACCAACCGCACGTGCGTGTTTACGATGAAAAACAAGAACACACTATCGCCGGTTCCAAGGTTATACAGAGACAAATGAAAGTATAAACACGTGTTTGTTGGTCACGACTGTACGAAATATTGTTGCATCAACAAATAATTTCTTATTGATAAATCAAGACTTAATAAACGTGTTACTAAAAGAAatagaaaaacacgtgctaaaTGAAAATGTAACAAAGTAGGCCACGTTATGCAATACCTTTGTTGCAGAGTACTATGTTTGTATCAAATTTGTAGAGAAGAttgtatgaataaaaaattgtttatgttTTCTTTCATAATTAAATCATAAGTGTAAGGTAAGCACCTGCGCGTGCATCAATAAGAAAAATGTGTTTATATCCTGGAGACGAAAGAAAAATAGTCGAACAAACGATTTGTGTAAAGAATCAGGTACTAAATAAACACGTAATGCAATGATTTTgtctgtaaaataatttaagaaaGCAATCTTTTTGTAAAGCAATTTTCGTATAGATAATAACAAGATGtaaaaataataatgtaatGTAGAATTTTGAAAAGTTCTTACAATGTCGGTCACGCTGTAGAATGAAAAAAGTCAACGGTACAATTCCTTTGGACTCCTCCACGATAAAACGACGGTTATAAAGTGGCGAGGACCAATTCTCTTGTGCTTTGCCTGCTACTGATCAGATGCTGATGCTTTGAAGATGGAAATCAACTGGTGTGCGTCGTTGGAAACACGAACCATAAAGCATGAATTTTCACAGTGCCGTATTCATATATTCTCAAATTACAATCTTTTTCACTGTTAAAATAGACAGTGATACGCGCACAACTGAAAGAATCTGAATAAAGGTGAAAAGAAGAACGAAATACagaaatttcatgaaaaatacggttgaaattagaaaattttataatattccacTGTGTAAATAGGTACGGGGGTGGGTGCGAAGTGTTACTGCGTATGCGCAGTAAAAACACCGGTTGCATTATGGGTAATTTCTTGCAATGTTGACTTCGAACGGGGGTGGCTCTATGGCGCACAAGACGATGGCGCACAGCTCTTTGGCGCAGCTAGAAAGTTGGCGCGTATTTCGAATGCACAAATCATGACGATCGTGCAGAAAAGTCTGAAATTTATTAAGAACataattttatacaataatCAAATATCTTGAACGTACTAAATTATTTATCGAACTTTCGTGTAACGATATCATACGAGAAATCTCTGTCAGAAttgtgtaataaataaatattaaaaaatcgaaCAGAGGTGGCATCTTCTGGTGGAACCGGGAAATTGAAAAGTTCTTATTTTTCTGATTTCATAAAACATGGAAGAACTTGTTCCTAAATCTTCGTATTCattataaatacaaaaattttagTACGAACATGTGCTGTTCGATATGTCGGCCATCGATAAATCTAATGTTTGAATGCtcgtaaaaaattgtaatattttacCCAGAAAATGATTGAATTAGTAGAAATAAATTCAAAGCCCTCGTATCGATAACTGCGTATCAAAATATCGTAGACGTTGTTTCTacacaaaacaattttttctgcacgaaaaaaagacaaaagatGATCGAAGAAAGAGAAGATAAAGACAGAGATAACACGTGGATCGGGATCTAAGGACCTAACCTCTGAAAATGGGAAAAcaaagaagagagagaagaaaaccTCACAAGAAAAATCCTACAGGACTTTCGTCCGTTAAAGATTTTCAGGAGGAGGAAGCCGCGAATGTTATTGATGAAGATCGGGAAACTGCTCTTCAAAGAGTATACGACGAAGTAAGCTTTGCATTTCAAAATATCACATTTTCTAACCCTAATTCATTTTTGTTCCTTATTGTTTTAATTTCTATTCCTTGCTTTAAATATTGAACAGCGAAATGATTATATTGTAACTGTTATAGATACAATCTGTTAATGTTGAAGAGAAACTATCAGGATTACAGACATTGGAATCAatgtcctgtgattcaggaTTAGCCATACAAATGGCACAGGATGGAATTGCTAAAATGGTAGGACCGCTGCTCGTTGATAGCAATGTACTTGTAAGAGCAGGGAGTGCTAGTGCTTTAAGGTACATTGCGGATAACGGAAAAGCTGATGCACATAAAAGCTTGCTGAAAGACGACATCATGACCCCGCTTTGTAGTTTACTGAAACAAGTAAAAGCCTCTTCTacacgaaaattgaaattgtattgttGCTACAATTAATTACGATTGATTTCTACTTGCAGCATTACGTGGACTGGCAGCCGACATTAAATCAGAGTGATAAAAGCAGAAGAAACGATGAGAAAGAAGCATTTATTCAAGCTGTTACATTATTATGGACACTATGTGAAAATAACGAACTTGCGGTAAAGTATTCCAACGAGGAGGATCTTGTGTCCATTTTAACAAAATTCTTCGATACTGCTATTTATGGTATGGATATTGCTACAGTCACTATGCAGTGTTTACTGTCTTTGTCAGAAGACAATTCTGCTGCTATTCAAAAGCTGCAAGATTGCGAAGATACGCTTCTACAACTGTTATGCTTGGAATCGAGCAATGCAAATTCCTCTGAAGTAATTTGCCTTAAAATTGCTGTAACGGGACTGTTAATTAACATGTCCAACTACATGGGTAGTAGTTCTATGAGTATAGTTTTGAAAGCAATAGCTGTCCTTTCTGAAACGCTTTCTATTAATTGTGAACAACTGTTGTCCAAGTTAACATCGATTTTACCTCATGAAAAGAACGCTTTCTCGAGCAGCCATAAAAAGACTGTACAGGAATGTAGGAAGTTGTTTGGCGCACAACAGCAAGCATTAGAAATTTTAGCTAATTTATGTTCGGATGATCtagaaaatgaaaatgattCTGATCTGGAAAATTCGGACTGCGAAATCGAGGGCGTAGATGATGTCTGTATGGATgataaattatgtaaaatgaatgTATCCCTGCCTCTAGAAATAATCGAGGCATTCAACAGTTGCGATATTGTTAAGAAAGTTCGGGAGAAAACCGTAGCAGTGGATAAAGACACGGTCGAAATATTGGAACAGAATGTTGAGGGAAAAGCTGTATTATACCAAATGCATACTTTGAGATGTCGAGCGTACctgtgtttaaataatttagtaTCGATCCTAGAGATCGATGCACTCGGCGGTTTGGAAGATATGTACaggtgaaatattattttagtaTTTATCTAGGAGTACAATCTGGGTGAAAACGATCGATTGATCCAGGATATTTCTGCATCTCTTTTTAGAATGTGGCTTAACATTGGAACAGTTGTATTCAAAGATGCAAATCCAAGTGACACCGAGCTGTTGGAATCTGCTACCGCAGCTATGAGGTCGATTCTTCAAAGATTGTCCAAAGTGAAAGCAAACTTCTTCAACCAGTTAACTTTAGACGATTTGCAGCCAATGTTAAATGGGGAACGTCAATGCACAAACGCTAATGTTCGAACAAATCTGATACGAATATTGGGAAACTTTGCGTTGATTTTGGTCAGCAAAGAGACGACTCCCGAATCTCGCGTATTAGTCAAAGTAAGATTCGTACTGAAATTCATACTAAAATGTGACCATGAACTTTTCTTCAAAAACATGTTATTCCAGCAAGTAACAGACTTTTTGTTGAACATTTGCACAACGGAATCCAAGGCTTGGGTGATGGCAGAATCTTTGGATGCTATAATGGATATATACGCGGAAGATGAAACTGACCAATTGGCAAACGAAATTGACATAGTAGGAAAGTTGCACGCTCTAGTACCGGCCTTTAAAAATAAGgtatagtattttaaaaatgtgtattcAAAGAAATCATCGATACCATATATTTGATACTACTTTGCAAACAGATGCGACAACAGAAGAAGACTCTAGGGGACAACGTAGCAATAGTGTCTACAGTAAATGCGAACATCACGAGATTTATCAGATACAAGGAAAAaaggttgaaaaatatttgaagaaataTGCACCATTAATTGGAACTTACTTCGCTTCGTGTTTTAATTACTATCTATATTCTGTCGAGAAATGTACTAGCGTACATTGTTagactgtaatgatatttacaTTTTAATTGCTATTAAAGTATATAGTAGTAATATTTTGagaataaattttgtaaatattacaaataaacGTAATTTGGGATTAATAgctttttcttctctcttcgttCGCAGGAAACTCTCGAATATGCACCCAGCTACTGACAGAGCACAAACATAATCGAATTTTCCGGCTTTAttctataacaataaataacGAAAAACTAAGTAAATGGGAGGACGTgcacaatcatataataatctATGCCCGAAGTCGACGAAAACGATCGTTTCATCGTTGTATTAAGGCTCCAAGTACATAATACGCATACATATTACACTCGTTAACCCTTTGAAGTATCGCACTGCATGCCTCACggtgttttaatttttattgaaaatcattCACCCTTGCAAAGAAGAGAGTATCTCAAGACCGGAGAGAACGCGAGTCGAGGAGGATGCTTCAACGGGTTAATCGGGGATCTGTAAGCTTAAATAAAGGCACATGTACACAGTGGTCTAGACTCTAGACAGTCTTTAAACAGTATTTCGACTAAGATCAACGGAGACGTCGCCTTTCCATTCAATTTTCAAAGCCGAAACAATTGCACAATGTTCTGTATACACTATACAGTCTGTCGTGAGAATCTTCGTTTAGGAATATTGGTTTAGCTGGAGCAATCTCGTTCCAGCAAGCTTAGGATATTTAAGATTTGCCAGATGCATGAAGACTTTCGTGACGAACTGTATTTATCATGATCGGTGACGGTTCTAAAATGATTTTCCTCTGGTATCGTCGCGGTTGATTCGTTCCTTGGTTGAAACGACGGAGCTGGATCGAGTATCGTTCAGACTCAGCGCGCTGTGTCTCCTCGGTTTCGGTATCGGGTTCACATCCTCGAGGATCTCCGCCTTCTGTCTGATCGGCTCGGATATGTGAAGCTCGATCACTTTCACCGGCTCCCTGGGTGCCGGCACTGGAACCGGTGAGTCGTTCAACCTCACCACGTGAATGTCCTTCTGCTCCCTGGGGAACTCCTTGATTTCTATCTTGATCGCGTCCTTCTCGGTATCGACCAGATTCTGGAAGAAGTGTCTGCGGTTCGCTTGAAGCGACAGTCTGGTGTTTCCGATGTGATCATCCTCCGTCTCCTTGACAGAGCTTCTCGCCTCGAGCGCCTTGATCTGTTTCTCGATCTTCTCGATCTCTTCCTTCACCGAGAAACTGTCGCTTCTTGACAACGAGTCCGAGGAGCTCTTTCTTCTCAAACAAACCTCCTCCGAAGGCGCCAGCTCCTCGACCTCCTTCACGATCTCCACGTTCTCCCGGGAGTTCCTGCGATACTCGACTTGAACGTCTTCCTCGACGTTCTCCGTGGCCTCTTCGAGGGCTTCAGTGTCCTTGTTCTCAGATTTCTCTTCGTCCTTCGTCGGAGAACTTCTTAACTCGGTCTCCAACTTTTCTTCCGTACACTCTGTTCCTTCGGATGGTGGTTTTTCTTCTGCTTTGACTTCCGCCGATTTAACAGGACTGTCTTTCGTCGTAGTTGCTTCCGTAGACGATGAAGCATCGGTAACAGACTCCACCGATTCTCCTGCCTTCCTCTCCTCCGAGACTCCTTCCTTCTCATCGGCGTCGATATCTTCTGCCAAATCTCTGCTCTTCTTCGTCATCTCGTCGATGTTCTCGGCGACTCTCGCTATGTCGCTCGGCTCCACTATTTGGAGCTCGACGCCGGGGGTTTCGGTGATCTTCTGCGGACAGTTGACAGATCAGTAATCGCTCCGGCGAAACTGCAGAACAGCTATCTACCCGCTGATTTCGATGATTCTTGGATATGTTAGAAGATCTCGacattttcaacgattttttctttttatttctacaACTCATCTAAagatcattgaaatcggagggtGGGTAGCTATTTTGCAGGCTTCACCATCAGGGCCATCCTAACCACAGCGCTAAATGGGCTAAGCCCCGGGGCGCAAGCCTTTTGGGGGCGGCAATTTTTATTGGTGTTATATTTTTCTGTTATTAGTTTAGCAATTAGATAAACTTCTAGCAGAAGAACAAAAGAAAAAGTGTGCTTGTGATGACATTTACTGAAAATTTGGGTTTCTggccaatttaaaaaatttaaatgaagACACAATTAGAAAGAATGCTGCAAAGTTGTGCGAAACGTATATGGACGatctagaaaataattttattgaagaATGCCTTCATTTTAAAcacgtatatatatttattggaaaataaagaaaatatatctACTGCGGAACTTAGTCGAAAATTGAGTCTACATTTCCTAACGTGGCCATAGCACTGCGCATTTTTTCAAGTATTTCTCAGCACTGAAAcggataaaaaattatttacggtCTTCTTTGGGACAGAGCAAATTAAATGCTTCGAGTATTTGATCCATAGAGAGTGACGTATGTAATAACTTAAAAATACGtgtgatattattaatcaatcTGCAAAAGAAAAAGctaggaaaataaatatatatgttactttTGTGTTTTGTTTACTATAAAGTTTGTTTTTGTTCATacaggttttttttttaattttgtatgaattttatgtttttgtttAGTGTAATGGTAATAAATTGAGACTTTTCCTAGTTCTGACACTTTTTTATAACTTTGCCGGTCACCTCACTTCCGCTAGCCATCCCGTGTGTTTTCTTATGAAGATGGGCGCATTATTTTTAGTAGCCCACGGGCGCCAAATATCTTAGGACGGCCCTGTTCACCATTGCTTTAACTCTAACTATCAACAAGACTTTTAACATCTCGCAGTTACCTCACTGGTTTCCACTTTTGCGATAGGTCGTGGCGGCTGCGGCGCCCTCCGTTTTTTTCGACCGTACGTGCTCATCGTACTACCAACGGAGGTGCAGCTGTTTATGGAGAGATTGGACTTCCTGACGGCGTCCTGGGTGAACCTCTTGAACACGTAGTCATCGGgaacgttctcgttctcgtcgcAGTATGCCGCGTCCACAGGACGACCCGCCTCATCCTCCGGGTCCAGGGTACTCGCGTTCGCTCTCTGCGAGGCTCTGTTGCCAAATCTTCGCCTGGAACATCGAATCGTGTTTGTTGGACTTTCCGAATGGACTTTCTTAAATGAAAATTGTGATTCCTTACAGAGGGGGTACAGGAGTTCTTTCCTCATGCTTCTCGCGAAGCGTCACGCTTCCGTTCTCCGTCGGCGACGACTTGATTTCGTAGTCCAACGGTGGGATCGTGTCTGTAGGTTTGGGACTCACCTGGCCGAACCTGATCAAAAATTACGCCGATTAATAAGGAGATCCGGAGATCCGTTTGGCAGTTCAAAAGATCTAGATCACATACCTCCTCGCCGGTGGTTTAGGTGTGAGCTCGTCCATGATGGACGTGGTCGTGTCCTGCGGGCTGCCGTCGTACAGTTTCGCAGGATCATCGTTCACGGTTAAACTCGAGCTGTATCTCGACGAATTGTCCAACGTGTACTTTCTTCTTCTCGCCAGGGTACCGAGAGCCTCGTTGAACTCCTCCTGGTCCTTCGATGGTCGCTGAGGAGCTGTGGGCTTCGGGTAGGACTCCCTTTTGTAGGTCGACGAAACTGTGAAACAAAGGAAATTGTTGTGATATAACTAATTTGATTCTTTCCAGGGTTGACACGTTCATAAACTCGACGACAGTAATTAAATTAGCCACCTGTAGTGATCGTGGACCTCTTTTGCTgcgcctcctccttctccttctcgtCCTTCCGTTTCCCGAACAACCCGCTCCTGGAAGCAAACGGCTCGATTTTATACAGGggaaagagaaataaattaacgGGCTCGTAACATAATTGTGCCGCTAGTCTGGCGTTCGAGCGTGTTAAGGGATCTGTGTCACATCTGTACGCTGACAAGATGATGAGACTCTGCTCGTCGCTATGCTCTTAACCCATATAGCCCATTCCGCAATTAACACCAGCCAGGCAGCGAGACGACGCTCGCCGACATCGAATTACAATACCGAATCCTACAATCCTCCAGCTGAAAACACAACTTTCCTTGAAACGTGCACCGTCCGACAGGCAAACGCTGTTATCTAGAGCCGGCGAACATTTCTACTTTTCATTCATGATTCACCGTTTATTTGCAGGGAAAACAGCGCGCAGTCGAAAGCGCAACACGCGGCTCTCAATGAACCTCGCCTCGCAGCCAAGAAAGTTAATAATCGCGAGAAGATCGTGAATTTATCGCCTGGTTACCATACCGCGCCGAATGAAATCAAATTATATCGAGTTACAGTGTGATCTTGGTCTGATGATAAAGAATTTTCTGCACTGATTGCGAGAGGCAGGAGCTGAATAGAAATTTCTTACTTCTTCGAAGCATTTCAACGATTCGTTTCACTGTTTCATAGTTCGCACCTCGTTCTCATAGTTTATTCACACGTCATACTTGTGCGACGATATTTGTTCGCGAGCCTCGGAAATTTTGTAGCGCGAGCGGGAGGTGTAAATAAACCTAGGGCCATCGAGCATCGCGTTGCAGCCCTGCTTCAGCCTCGCAAGCATAAGATACATCCGGTTGCAGTACAATGTACAATTGCTGGTGTGTCTCCAGCCTCTTTCAGCGAAATATAGCACATAACCGATTACAAAGCGAAAGATCTGTTGATCGTCGGTGCCCGATCCGATTTAATCTGCGTCTGTTGCGCATCGAACGCGATGGATGGAGATTTCCATGGAGAAACAACGTCGGTCCGCGTCTCCAGTATAGAGAGGAGCGAATAGGACACGAAACGGACGCGTACGTCGAGATCTgccgacgtcaggaataccattttcttattttatccGCGCAACGCAGTGTCGCAATAGGGCGAAAGCGGATTCGTGACGAGAAGCGACCGTCGTCGCGACGATTCTTACACGGTCGAATTGTCATCGTCGCTCCGCTCGTTTTCAACGAGACCACCTCCCGGCGATCTCTAAGAGTCTCCTCGCGCGGGGAGCAAAGGGCAACAAACGGGAAACGGTTTAACAAATTATCAGGGACGTTCCGCCCGGGGACAATGGAACTTCACGGTTCGCTTCTGAAGATAAATCTGATTCACGATCGCCAGTATCTTCAGGACTTCTTTGTACTCGCTGTTCTTGTTGTCCTGGGATCAACTGAGCCTCTCATTTGTCCAACAGAAGCTAATCTACGGTATCGTCGACCGGGCAAGCTTTTCGACGTTCCCTGCGGTTCTTCGATATCTTCCAGCCCTGATAGTTCAGCTAATCTACATATACGATTGCCAGTTCCTCTGTCCTCTGTAATGGTaaaaaatatctcgaaacacagaAGCCTTAGAAAGCTGAACGTTGGTACACGGGTAGCCGTTTGCCCGGAGGGGTGCACGAATATGCTTTTACCCCGGAAATCCTACAGCCAGCCATTGATTTTTCAACGGGAATTATGCTACTAGgtttataaaaatgatattaaGGTGAGGATCGCATCTTTTCTAGCCGATCAATTGTATCGGTacctagaagatcgagtatggAAAGCGGAAGAATGAAATTCCGAACGGCCGCTCTTCTTTCCGATGATTCGGAGGTGGATTCCGATCGAAGAGCCAGACAAGACGTTTCCGAAGCGAAAGGAAGTCTATAATAAGCGCAGGAAAGCTGCCGGCTAATTTCCAAACGAGTGATTACGCCGGAGAGCAGCGCGAGCCGCGAGCGTTTCTGCAAATAGAAATCGCGGAGACCTTTTCGATGGAACTCGACCTGACGTCGATCGTCTGCTACGCGGCGATTCGTTATTTGTGTAGCTTGGACCACGGCCAGGCGCAGGTACCGGCGAGCTTCGCTCCTAGACCGGTAAGTTCAAGTTCAACAAACTCGCATCTTTCCGAATTTACCTTGGTCTCGATCGGGGAAAAAGCTCGCGCTACTCTGAAGTGCAAACTTCCTCTTGCGAATTATACATTCGTAAGATCTATATGAACTTTTCCCGAGCCGCTGGTCCGCATTTTTGAACGAACGGGACGAAGAGATCGTACCAGGTGGATTTGATGGAGAAGCTGTTGGATCTCTTCTTCCTGCTCCTGCCGAACGTCCAGAACTTGTGCTTCGAGTCCTTGCTTTTCGTATCCTGGTACGCGTGAGGCTGCACATTGTTGAGCTCTTCGTTAAACGGGTTCAAGTGCTCGGGATAGTCGTAGATGGAGACTTTGGTACGTCTCGGCTGCGTCATGATTCACCCTGGTCTCCTCTGGGAGAGCTGGCTGGTGGTGATTTGATCGCAGGAACCGCGTGAGATCGTCGCCGACGCCTCGTCAACCGAGTTCACCGATCTCTCGTCATGATCTTCTTGGCGGCCGCCTCGAGCTGAAAATAGAAAAACGATCTCGGTCATTCTTGTCATTCGAAAACAAACGCCCAAGATAAAAAGCACCCGCTCGCTTTTTGTTCCACGCGTCGAGAACGTCCGCGCGGAGAACGGATTCCTCGTGCACAACGCTGTTGCATTTCCTACGTCGTCGGGTCCCGTGGCGCCTAACTTAACGAGCCGCATTACAATTATAAGCGCCGCGGAGTGTGAGTAATTTCATCTAGTAACCGTGCCGAAAGCATCGAGCACCAGGAATAAAGTCCAGATTTATTTTTAACGGGTTATGTGGACGTGATTCCGTGGATGTCGACGCATGCAGGAAGTTCGACCCGGCTTGCGCGCGATGTTGTCACAAAACAATCGGTCATACAGCATTCCCTTTTTGCACCGATCACTCTTGAACTCTTCGTAGACCGACTCGCGAAGTGCGGACACGGTGGCGTAGTGTTTATCTTTGTCGATTTATCACATCGTAAATATACTAGAGCGCGCGTAAAACTGTATGTTAATTGCTCGACGGTGTTTAGAATCGTGCTCGAGGTCGGCGAAACTCTTTCTACAATTCTCGGAGGAGcgcttataaaattattaaaatatttttgccGAGGGAATCGCCGAGTCAACTCGCCTGTCCCGATTAACGCGTCGAGTGTCGCGTGGGCCATCGTCCAGCCGACTTTCTGCTCGGTTTTAATGCCAACGGACGAGCTTGTCTCTCTGATTGCGTGTCCTTTATCGTGCTTTCCAACCCATTTTCCTCCGACGTCGCTTTTTCAGTGTGTTATTTAATACATTCTTGGCATTCTACTCGGTTTTTTATCGCTGTCGGCCACCGCAAGAGTTTGTGTGGTCCCTCGACAAGTTCTACACGTCTCACTAAAGATAGCGAGAGCGCAGCGACGCAACCCATTTGTGGCCCACGCAGCCCGAATGGAAAGTCACGTGAATCAAGCTCAG
This genomic stretch from Lasioglossum baleicum chromosome 13, iyLasBale1, whole genome shotgun sequence harbors:
- the LOC143214969 gene encoding HEAT repeat-containing protein 3, producing MGKQRRERRKPHKKNPTGLSSVKDFQEEEAANVIDEDRETALQRVYDEIQSVNVEEKLSGLQTLESMSCDSGLAIQMAQDGIAKMVGPLLVDSNVLVRAGSASALRYIADNGKADAHKSLLKDDIMTPLCSLLKQHYVDWQPTLNQSDKSRRNDEKEAFIQAVTLLWTLCENNELAVKYSNEEDLVSILTKFFDTAIYGMDIATVTMQCLLSLSEDNSAAIQKLQDCEDTLLQLLCLESSNANSSEVICLKIAVTGLLINMSNYMGSSSMSIVLKAIAVLSETLSINCEQLLSKLTSILPHEKNAFSSSHKKTVQECRKLFGAQQQALEILANLCSDDLENENDSDLENSDCEIEGVDDVCMDDKLCKMNVSLPLEIIEAFNSCDIVKKVREKTVAVDKDTVEILEQNVEGKAVLYQMHTLRCRAYLCLNNLVSILEIDALGGLEDMYRMWLNIGTVVFKDANPSDTELLESATAAMRSILQRLSKVKANFFNQLTLDDLQPMLNGERQCTNANVRTNLIRILGNFALILVSKETTPESRVLVKQVTDFLLNICTTESKAWVMAESLDAIMDIYAEDETDQLANEIDIVGKLHALVPAFKNKMRQQKKTLGDNVAIVSTVNANITRFIRYKEKRKLSNMHPATDRAQT
- the LOC143214970 gene encoding uncharacterized protein LOC143214970, yielding MTQPRRTKVSIYDYPEHLNPFNEELNNVQPHAYQDTKSKDSKHKFWTFGRSRKKRSNSFSIKSTWSGLFGKRKDEKEKEEAQQKRSTITTVSSTYKRESYPKPTAPQRPSKDQEEFNEALGTLARRRKYTLDNSSRYSSSLTVNDDPAKLYDGSPQDTTTSIMDELTPKPPARRFGQVSPKPTDTIPPLDYEIKSSPTENGSVTLREKHEERTPVPPLRRFGNRASQRANASTLDPEDEAGRPVDAAYCDENENVPDDYVFKRFTQDAVRKSNLSINSCTSVGSTMSTYGRKKRRAPQPPRPIAKVETSEKITETPGVELQIVEPSDIARVAENIDEMTKKSRDLAEDIDADEKEGVSEERKAGESVESVTDASSSTEATTTKDSPVKSAEVKAEEKPPSEGTECTEEKLETELRSSPTKDEEKSENKDTEALEEATENVEEDVQVEYRRNSRENVEIVKEVEELAPSEEVCLRRKSSSDSLSRSDSFSVKEEIEKIEKQIKALEARSSVKETEDDHIGNTRLSLQANRRHFFQNLVDTEKDAIKIEIKEFPREQKDIHVVRLNDSPVPVPAPREPVKVIELHISEPIRQKAEILEDVNPIPKPRRHSALSLNDTRSSSVVSTKERINRDDTRGKSF